The following proteins come from a genomic window of Geminicoccaceae bacterium SCSIO 64248:
- the pyrC gene encoding dihydroorotase, with translation MTLRTVITGVRLLDPASGLDAPGWLVAEQGRIADYGSGTLDARPGDAVMIDGRGACLAPGLVDIRVQLGEPGAEHKETFASGSAAAAAGGVTTLACLPDTDPPVDDPAMVEFVARRARRVRGVKVHPYAAITKGLAGRELTEFGLLCEAGAVAFADAGHAVADSLVMRRALSYARSFDGLIVQHPEDPALAGTGVMNEGEIATRLGLPGIPAAAEVILIERDIRLVELTGGRLHFAHVSTEAGVEAIRRAKAGGLPVTAEASPVHLTLNELAVEGYRTYAKVSPPLRPERDRLAVVAGLVDGTLDVLASDHCPQDQDSKRVPFAPAAFGAAGLETLLGVGLILVHNRQMSLLDLLARLTCRPAELMRLDAGRLRKGAPADLVLFDPEAPWQVKETGMRGLARNTPFEGMLLQGRVLRTLVDGRPVFEADDAA, from the coding sequence GTGACCCTGCGCACCGTCATCACCGGCGTCCGCCTGCTCGATCCGGCGAGCGGGCTCGACGCGCCCGGCTGGCTGGTGGCCGAGCAGGGCCGCATCGCCGACTACGGCTCGGGCACGCTCGACGCCCGGCCGGGCGACGCCGTCATGATCGACGGCCGCGGCGCCTGCCTGGCACCCGGCCTGGTCGACATCCGCGTCCAGCTGGGCGAGCCCGGCGCCGAGCACAAGGAGACCTTCGCGAGCGGCAGCGCCGCGGCGGCGGCCGGCGGCGTCACCACCCTCGCCTGCCTGCCCGACACCGATCCGCCGGTCGACGACCCCGCCATGGTCGAGTTCGTCGCCAGGCGGGCGCGGCGCGTGCGCGGGGTCAAGGTCCATCCCTATGCCGCGATCACCAAGGGGCTGGCCGGCCGCGAGCTGACGGAGTTCGGCCTGCTGTGCGAGGCGGGCGCGGTCGCCTTCGCCGACGCCGGACACGCCGTCGCCGACAGCCTGGTCATGCGCCGGGCCCTCTCCTACGCCCGCAGCTTCGACGGCCTGATCGTGCAGCATCCCGAGGATCCGGCCCTGGCCGGCACGGGCGTCATGAACGAGGGCGAGATCGCGACACGCCTCGGCCTTCCCGGCATCCCCGCCGCAGCCGAGGTCATCCTGATCGAGCGCGACATCCGGCTGGTCGAGCTGACCGGCGGACGGCTGCACTTCGCCCATGTCTCGACCGAGGCGGGCGTCGAGGCGATCCGCCGGGCCAAGGCGGGCGGGCTGCCGGTCACGGCCGAGGCCTCGCCCGTGCATTTGACCCTGAACGAGCTCGCGGTCGAAGGCTATCGGACCTATGCCAAAGTCTCGCCGCCTTTGCGCCCCGAGCGGGATCGCCTGGCCGTGGTCGCGGGCCTGGTCGATGGCACGCTCGACGTGCTGGCCAGCGACCACTGCCCGCAGGACCAGGACAGCAAGCGGGTGCCGTTCGCGCCGGCCGCCTTCGGCGCCGCGGGGTTGGAGACGCTTTTGGGCGTCGGTCTGATCCTGGTCCACAACCGCCAGATGTCCCTGCTCGACCTGCTGGCGCGCCTGACCTGCCGGCCGGCCGAGCTGATGCGGCTCGATGCGGGGCGGCTGCGCAAGGGCGCGCCGGCGGACCTTGTCCTGTTCGATCCCGAGGCGCCTTGGCAGGTCAAGGAGACCGGCATGCGCGGGCTGGCGCGCAACACGCCGTTCGAGGGCATGCTGCTCCAGGGCCGCGTCCTGCGCACGCTGGTCGACGGCCGGCCCGTGTTCGAAGCGGACGACGCCGCATGA
- the plsY gene encoding glycerol-3-phosphate 1-O-acyltransferase PlsY: MTLSILLAAVIGYLCGSIPSGVILTRLGKAGDLRSIGSGSIGATNVLRTGRKGLAALTLAIDALKGGLPAWIGWHVFSPETGAVVAAFAVIGHCFPVWLGFRGGKGVGTSAGVLLALGPLAFLIALAVFVLLVWLTRYVSLGSMAASVVAVIVAWAQGDILLAQLFAVLAVIIIAKHAGNIGRLLRGEENRLSFAKKG, translated from the coding sequence ATGACCCTCTCCATCCTCCTGGCCGCGGTCATCGGCTATCTCTGCGGCTCGATCCCCTCGGGCGTCATCCTGACCCGCTTGGGCAAGGCCGGCGACCTCCGCAGCATCGGCTCCGGCAGCATCGGCGCGACCAACGTCCTGCGCACCGGCCGCAAGGGTCTCGCCGCCCTGACGCTCGCCATCGACGCGCTCAAGGGCGGCCTGCCGGCCTGGATCGGCTGGCACGTCTTCAGCCCGGAGACCGGCGCCGTAGTCGCGGCGTTCGCCGTGATCGGCCACTGCTTCCCGGTCTGGCTCGGCTTTCGCGGCGGCAAGGGCGTCGGCACCTCGGCCGGCGTGCTCCTGGCGCTCGGCCCCCTCGCCTTCCTGATCGCGCTCGCGGTGTTCGTCCTGCTGGTCTGGCTGACCCGCTACGTCTCGCTCGGCTCGATGGCGGCGTCCGTGGTGGCCGTGATCGTCGCCTGGGCGCAGGGCGACATCCTGCTCGCCCAACTGTTCGCGGTGCTGGCGGTCATCATCATCGCCAAGCACGCCGGCAATATCGGCCGCCTGCTCCGCGGCGAGGAGAACCGGCTCAGCTTCGCGAAGAAGGGTTGA
- the dinB gene encoding DNA polymerase IV gives MRKILHIDMDAFFAAVEQRDDPDLRGKAIAVGGGGPRGVVMTASYEARPFGVRSAMPGGQALRRCPHLIFVRPRMDVYREVSHQLRAVFARYTTLIEPLAFDEAYLDVTEPLTGPATATDVARAIKADILSETGLTASAGVSFTKFLAKIASGLNKPDGLTVITPDKAAAFVESLPVERFHGVGPVTARRMHRLGIRSGADLLARSEQDLERAFGRAGLHYARLVRLIDDRPVQPDRQRKSIGAERTFSEDLTEPAAMLAALEPIAGKLAERMAAAGQAGRTVTLKIKHADFTIHTRSHSESAIAANAAALMAKAAWLLERPHPPDKPVRLLGLSVANLVDTGAAPVGQLALDL, from the coding sequence GTGCGCAAGATCCTGCACATCGACATGGATGCGTTCTTCGCTGCGGTCGAGCAGCGCGACGATCCGGACCTGCGCGGCAAGGCCATTGCCGTGGGCGGCGGCGGGCCGCGCGGCGTGGTGATGACCGCGAGCTACGAGGCCAGGCCCTTCGGCGTCCGTTCGGCGATGCCAGGCGGCCAGGCGCTGCGGCGGTGCCCGCACCTGATCTTCGTCCGGCCGCGCATGGACGTCTATCGCGAGGTCAGCCATCAGCTCCGCGCCGTGTTCGCTCGCTACACCACCCTGATCGAGCCGCTCGCCTTCGACGAGGCCTATCTCGACGTCACCGAACCGCTGACCGGGCCGGCTACCGCAACCGATGTCGCGCGCGCGATCAAGGCCGACATCCTTTCGGAGACCGGCCTGACCGCGTCGGCCGGCGTGTCGTTCACCAAGTTCCTGGCCAAGATCGCCTCGGGCCTGAACAAGCCGGACGGCCTGACCGTGATCACGCCGGACAAGGCGGCCGCGTTCGTCGAAAGCCTGCCGGTCGAGCGCTTTCACGGCGTCGGCCCCGTCACCGCCCGGCGCATGCATCGCCTGGGCATCCGCTCCGGCGCCGACCTGCTCGCCCGCTCCGAGCAGGATCTCGAGCGGGCGTTCGGCCGCGCCGGACTGCACTATGCCCGTTTGGTGCGCCTGATCGACGACCGGCCGGTCCAGCCCGACCGCCAGCGCAAGTCGATCGGGGCGGAGCGGACCTTCAGCGAGGACCTGACCGAGCCGGCAGCCATGCTGGCGGCACTGGAGCCGATCGCCGGCAAGCTCGCCGAGCGCATGGCGGCTGCCGGCCAGGCCGGGCGGACCGTGACCCTCAAGATCAAGCATGCCGATTTCACCATCCACACGCGCAGCCACAGCGAATCCGCGATCGCCGCGAACGCGGCCGCGCTCATGGCCAAGGCCGCGTGGCTCCTGGAGCGGCCGCATCCGCCGGACAAGCCCGTGCGTCTGCTCGGCCTCAGCGTCGCCAACCTGGTCGACACGGGCGCCGCGCCGGTCGGCCAGCTGGCCCTCGACCTCTAG